The genomic interval GTGAGGGCCTCATGCAGATGCTGGTGCAGCAGGACCTGCGGGAGGTGCTGATCGACGAGGCGGGTTTGCCCGGCTCCGACGTGGACCGCCTGGCCGGCCCGTTCGCGCACATCGTCGTCGACGAGGCGCAGGAACTCAGCGACGCCGAATGGCAGATGCTGCTGCGGCGCTGCCCGTCGCGCAGCTTCACGATCGTGGGCGACCGGGCCCAGGCACGGCACGGCTTCACCGAGTCGTGGTCGTCACGCCTGCACCGCGTCGGCATCGAGCGCCTGCGCCTCGCCTCGTTGACGATCAATTACCGCACGCCGTCCGAAATCATGACCGCGGCCGAGCCGGTGATCCGCGCCGTCCTGCCCGACGCCAACGTCCCCACCTCCATCCGCGAGGGCGGCCTGCCCGTGCACTACGGCTCCACCTCGGAGTTGCGCTCCCTCTTGTCCTCCGGCGACGGTGTCGCCTGCGTCATCGGCGATCCCACGTTCTCGTGGCCTTCGGCGCGGGTTCGCTCGCTGACTCCGGTGCTGGCCAAGGGCTTGGAGTTCGACCTGGTCATCCTGGTCAACCCCGCACAGTTCGGGGCCGTCGACCGTTACGTGGCGATGACCCGCGCGACCCGGCAACTGGTGATTCTCACTTCGTGACCCGTACGCAGGAGGTGAAGTCGATGCCGTACGGACCCGGCTTCGGCCCCTGACAGTCCTCGGTGGTCACCGTCCTCGGCCCGAAGTTGTCTGCCCGCGAATCCGTGACCACCTCGGTACGCCCGTCGTCCCCCGACGTGTACGTGACATGGATCGGGGCGCCCTCCACCGTGGGCCGGGTGAGCTTCAGGAGCGCACGATGGCCGGCCCCCGCCTCGTCGGCGAAGCAGCGGGCCGCTTGATCGGGCAGCTGCTCGCCCTGCGCCAGCGTGAAGGTGCCGCAGTCGGTCACCCCCAACCCGGGTCTCAGCGTCGTGTTGGGTTTGACGGTGTACTGGGCCTTCGACGGGCTGGGCGCCGCTGAGGTCGGGGCGCCACCGCAGGCGGCGGCCGCGAAGAGCCGGGGAGCGAGTGCCACGAGTCGTCTCACCCCGGTTGGACGCTGGGAACCGTCACCCGGTTGCGCCTGCATCGGTCACCCGTGGCGGCTTGGACGCGCCCACCGGGTTTCGACCGTCACCCATGGTCGTTCCGCCGCCGGCTGATGGCCGGCGAATTACCTTGGTCGCCCTGAGACTCTGGTCGCGGTGACCACTCGGGGCCGCTACCAGGCTGCGGCTGAGTAAAACTCGTCGGTCGGGGGTCCGGCCGCAAACCCTCTCTTCCCAGAGACGCTCCAACCCGGACCACAGCACAGCGAGTTCCATTCAGCCGCAGCCTGATAACGGCCTTGAGTAGTCACCGCGACCAGAGTCCTGGAACGACCACCCTGCTCATCAAATGCAGCGAGCGCAAGTGGGCCACCACGCCGCATCGGATGTCACCTCAATCGGCGCGCTCGCCCAATGGTTGAGCTGCGATCTCACTCCACCCAACCGACGTTCCGTCCGCCGTCGTTCGTCCAGCAAGCGGTTTACGCCCAGTTGCCCTCCCGCTGATGGACTCACCGAGCTGCAGACGGCCTCGCCCCAGCCGGTCCTGACCGCTCGCGCGGGTCGCGTCGACCGCTGCACAGACGTGAGTACTCCTCTGTACGGATATGGGCTGGCCCGTAGGCCCTGGAGCGGGGCGAGGGTGTGGCTTTCGCGTCATGCCGATTCCGCCTTGTCGCCGCTCGGTGCCGCCTTGCCGTCGGTGCCGCCTTGCCGCTCGGCCCTGCCTTGCCGCTCGGCCCCGCCTTGCCGCTCGGCCCCGCCGTCATGGTTTTCGACCTAGCCTCCTAGGACGCCAGACGGCATGAGAAGCGGACTGTGAGAAGTGAGCCCGGAAGTGAGGCTGCGGGGCCGGGCGGAGGTGAGGCTGGGGTCGGGCCGGGCCGGGCAGGGGTGGGCCGTGGGGCCGGGTTCGGGAGGTGAGACGCCGGTCTGGTGGCGGTAAGGCTCTGGCTGGGGCTGGCAGGTGAGGCGCGGGCAGGGTCCGGTAGTCGAGGCCGCTGGCTGGGCGGGAGCGGGAAGCGGGGCTGCGGGGCCAGGGCGGGGAGGTGGGGCTGCCGTGCCCGGGGCCGGGTCGGGAGGTGAGTCGCGCCCGCCGGGGCGGTGAGGCGCGGGGCCGGGCGGAAGCGGGGATGCGCGGGCGGAGTGCGGCGACGTTGGGCTGCGGATTGGAAATGTCTTTGTCACACCGTTGACACGCGGGTGGGGGCGCGCCTACTTTTCCTCCCAAAGTCCCGCGTCGAAGCGCTTCGACAAGAGCAGGTGGCGGGGTGGGTGGTGGTGCGGCGGCCCGGAAGGGGTGCGAGCGCCACGGCTCAACCCGAGCACCGCGCCTCTATCTGAGCACCACGGCTCTACCCCGGCATCGTCGAAGCGCTTCGACGGAATCCTCCCGGAGGACGAAAGACATGAATCGATCGCGAGCCGGCCTCTCGGCCGGTGCACTGATGATGGCCGTCTCGCTTGCTCTTGCCGCCTGTGGTGGGGGTGGTGACGACAGCAGCGAAGGCGCCGACGCCAAGACCCTGACGCTCTGGCACTACGAGGGGCCGACCAGCGCAATGGGCATTGCCTGGAACAAGGCCATTGAGGAGTTCAAGAGCACGCACCCGGGTGTCGAGGTCAAGTTCGAGGAGAAGGGCTTCGAGCAGATCCAGCAGAACGCCCAGATGATCCTGAACTCGGACAGCGCCCCGGACATCATGGAGTACAACAAGGGCAATGCCACGGCCGGGCTTCTGTCGAAGCAGGGGCTGCTCACCGACCTCACCGAGGAGGCGAGCAAGCGCGGCTGGGACAAGGCCCTCAACTCGAGCCTGCAGACCACCACGAAATACGACGACGACGGCATCATGGGCTCGGGCAAGACGTACGGGATCCCCAACTACGCCGAGTATGTCGAGGTCTACTACAACAAGGACCTGTTCAAGAAGCACAACCTGCAGGTGCCCACCACGCTCGACGAGTTCACCAAGGTGATGGACACGTTCGTGCAGAACAAGGTCACCCCGCTCGCGGTGGGCGGCGCCGAGTACCCGGCTCAGCAGATCCTGTACTCGCTGGCGTTGAGCAAGGCCGACCGGGCCTGGGTCGACGACTACCAGCTCTACAAGAACAAGGTCGACTTCAAGGGCCCGCAGCTGAAGTACGGCGCGGACACCTTCAAGCAGTGGGTGGACAAGGGCTACATCGCCAAGAACTCGGCCGGCATCAAGGCCGAGGACATGGGTGTCTCGTTCACGCAGGGCAAGTTCCCGATCATGATCTCGGGGTCGTGGTGGTACGGGCGGTTCGTCAACGAGATCAAGAACTTCGAGTGGGGCACGTTCCTGTTCCCGGGCAACAAGCTGCACCCGGGCTCCAGCGGCAACCTCTGGGTGGTGCCGGAGAAGAGCAAGGCCAAGGCCCTCGCGTACGACTTCATCGACATCACCATGAAGCCGGAGATCCAGGCGCTGCTCGGCAACAACGGCGGTGTGCCGGTGGCGGCCGACACGGCGGCGATCACCGATCCCAAGAACAAGGAGCTCATCGAGAACTTCAACAAGATCTCGGGTGAGGACGGCCTGGCGTTCTATCCGGACTGGCCGGCCCCCGGCTACTACGACGTGCTGGTCGCGGGCGTGCAGGGCCTGATCAACGGCTCGAAGACGCCCGACCAGGTCCTGACCGAGATCCAGAAGCCGTACGACGAGAACCTCGCCGACCTCGGCAAGTGACCCGGGCGCGGGCGGGCATCACGCATGCCCGCCCGCGTACAGGAAGAAGGAAAACCATGAGGCGTAAGGGGTATTGGCCCTTCCTCATCCCGGGCGTGCTCGCGAGTCTTCTGGTCATCGTCGTGCCGCTGGTGATGACCGTCTACACGAGCTTCACGAAGTGGAACGGGGTCGGCGAGCAGCGCTGGATCGGCTTCGACAACTACACCCGGCTCTTCGAGGACTCGCTGTTCTGGGGCTCGTTCAGCAACATCCTGCTGCTCATTCTGGCCATGGCCGTGGTGCCGACGCTGCTCGGGTTGTTCCTGGCCGCGGTGCTCTTCGACTACGTGGCCAAGAAGTTCAGCAACCGGTGGGCGTCGCTGTTCCGCAGCGGGTTCTATCTGCCGCAGGTGATCCCGGTGGCGGTCACCGGCATCGTGTGGGGCTGGATCCTGCATCCCGACTACGGCGCGCTCAACAAGATTCTCGAGTCGATCGGGCTGGGCGGGCTGGCCCACAACTGGCTGGGCGAGCCGGGTTCGGCGCTGTACAGCGTCATGGGCATCATGATCTGGGTCCAGCTGGGCTATCCGATCGTCATGTTCATGGCCGGCCTGCAGCGGGTCGACCCGGAGCTGTACGAGGCGGCCGACCTCGACGGCGCGACCTGGTGGCAGCGATTCCGCAAGATCACGGTGTATCTGATCCGGCCGGAGTTCTACGTGGTGCTGGTGACGACCACCATCGCGGCGTTGAAGATCTTCGGTCCGATCTTCGTGCTCACCGGAGGC from Paractinoplanes brasiliensis carries:
- a CDS encoding DUF4362 domain-containing protein; protein product: MALAPRLFAAAACGGAPTSAAPSPSKAQYTVKPNTTLRPGLGVTDCGTFTLAQGEQLPDQAARCFADEAGAGHRALLKLTRPTVEGAPIHVTYTSGDDGRTEVVTDSRADNFGPRTVTTEDCQGPKPGPYGIDFTSCVRVTK
- a CDS encoding ABC transporter substrate-binding protein; this encodes MNRSRAGLSAGALMMAVSLALAACGGGGDDSSEGADAKTLTLWHYEGPTSAMGIAWNKAIEEFKSTHPGVEVKFEEKGFEQIQQNAQMILNSDSAPDIMEYNKGNATAGLLSKQGLLTDLTEEASKRGWDKALNSSLQTTTKYDDDGIMGSGKTYGIPNYAEYVEVYYNKDLFKKHNLQVPTTLDEFTKVMDTFVQNKVTPLAVGGAEYPAQQILYSLALSKADRAWVDDYQLYKNKVDFKGPQLKYGADTFKQWVDKGYIAKNSAGIKAEDMGVSFTQGKFPIMISGSWWYGRFVNEIKNFEWGTFLFPGNKLHPGSSGNLWVVPEKSKAKALAYDFIDITMKPEIQALLGNNGGVPVAADTAAITDPKNKELIENFNKISGEDGLAFYPDWPAPGYYDVLVAGVQGLINGSKTPDQVLTEIQKPYDENLADLGK
- a CDS encoding carbohydrate ABC transporter permease, with the translated sequence MRRKGYWPFLIPGVLASLLVIVVPLVMTVYTSFTKWNGVGEQRWIGFDNYTRLFEDSLFWGSFSNILLLILAMAVVPTLLGLFLAAVLFDYVAKKFSNRWASLFRSGFYLPQVIPVAVTGIVWGWILHPDYGALNKILESIGLGGLAHNWLGEPGSALYSVMGIMIWVQLGYPIVMFMAGLQRVDPELYEAADLDGATWWQRFRKITVYLIRPEFYVVLVTTTIAALKIFGPIFVLTGGGPSNATLVPSYFAYKNFFEKAQVGYGSAISTVLTVLIIALSIVFLRLQNRAERKA